Proteins encoded in a region of the Halostella limicola genome:
- a CDS encoding ribonuclease H family protein: MAVHGRPALRDLFDESPTPHIAHPPETHHRDFYVATDGSFRASGPGGLGVVIETRDGTKVTRLSVPDSSPDNNVAEYRALHLGLDVLAARAPPDARVGLLLDHDDLAENVNAAVLAARHPNNEPPRPYTVPDASTSHWRGIRARLSGFDEARAARIRSEQNPAHPLANSPDHYAHVNRDAERCVLPEAPQPAAADQRFPPPSRADRHANGASD, translated from the coding sequence ATGGCCGTTCATGGCCGGCCCGCGTTGCGGGATCTCTTCGACGAGTCACCGACGCCGCACATCGCCCATCCGCCCGAGACCCACCATCGGGACTTCTACGTCGCGACCGACGGCTCCTTCCGAGCCTCTGGTCCGGGCGGACTCGGCGTCGTCATCGAGACTCGCGACGGGACGAAAGTGACGCGGCTCTCCGTTCCGGACAGCTCACCGGACAACAACGTCGCCGAGTACCGCGCGCTCCACCTCGGCCTCGACGTTCTGGCGGCCCGCGCGCCGCCGGACGCCCGCGTGGGCCTGCTGCTGGACCACGACGACCTCGCCGAGAACGTCAACGCCGCGGTGCTCGCCGCCCGCCACCCGAACAACGAGCCGCCGCGACCGTACACCGTCCCGGACGCGAGCACGAGCCACTGGCGCGGCATCCGTGCCCGGCTCTCGGGCTTCGACGAGGCGCGGGCCGCCCGCATCCGGAGCGAGCAGAACCCGGCGCATCCGCTCGCGAACTCGCCCGACCACTACGCGCACGTCAACCGCGACGCGGAGCGCTGCGTCCTGCCGGAGGCGCCACAGCCCGCCGCCGCGGACCAGCGGTTCCCGCCGCCGTCGCGGGCCGACCGTCACGCGAACGGCGCGTCCGACTGA
- a CDS encoding response regulator, with protein sequence MPNHNRHRRTDEPIDVLLVEDNPGDVRLTREAFAATDAETTIRAVDDGDDAVERLARRSASESASLPDLALVDLNLPGRDGCGVLEAIRDDPDLRRLPVVMLTSSEDREDIAQCYDANANAYLSKPTDPAEFVALAEAVEDFWFDRVHFPPVSR encoded by the coding sequence ATGCCTAATCATAACCGACACCGACGGACGGACGAACCGATCGACGTGCTCCTCGTCGAAGACAACCCCGGTGACGTCCGGCTCACGCGCGAGGCGTTCGCGGCGACGGACGCCGAGACGACGATCCGCGCGGTCGACGACGGGGACGACGCCGTCGAGCGCCTGGCGCGGCGAAGCGCGAGCGAGTCGGCGTCGCTCCCCGACCTCGCGCTCGTGGACCTGAACCTCCCCGGGAGGGACGGGTGCGGGGTGCTCGAAGCGATCAGGGACGACCCCGACCTCAGACGCCTCCCCGTGGTGATGCTGACGAGCTCCGAGGACAGGGAGGACATCGCCCAGTGCTACGACGCCAACGCGAACGCCTACCTGTCGAAACCGACGGACCCGGCCGAGTTCGTCGCCCTCGCCGAGGCGGTCGAGGACTTCTGGTTCGACCGGGTGCACTTCCCGCCGGTGTCGAGGTAG
- a CDS encoding TrmB family transcriptional regulator translates to MPTEEQAVKLLEELGITEYEARCFVALSRVPKATAKEVSELSDVPRSRVYDAVDRLHRRGLVDVQQSEPREYRSISKESAIEILRDDYESTLDAVDEALSDLRKSEELEDTGAWAIADQDHVSNRIATLVEDAESEIYVLVADDRMIDGKLCELLSVAADHDLTVLVEVSSEDARAAIADEAPAATVAVTDLAKDPAKTEEKWLGRMLMVDRRSVLLSAVTESALPGQLEETAIWASGHDHGLVVGINHLLGARIDDPDVFDSGQ, encoded by the coding sequence ATGCCTACGGAGGAACAAGCGGTGAAACTACTGGAGGAGTTGGGGATCACGGAGTACGAAGCTCGCTGTTTCGTCGCGCTGTCGAGGGTCCCCAAGGCGACCGCGAAGGAGGTCAGCGAGCTCTCCGACGTGCCACGGTCGCGGGTGTACGACGCCGTCGACCGCCTTCACCGGCGGGGACTGGTCGACGTACAGCAGTCCGAGCCCCGCGAGTACCGGTCGATATCGAAGGAGAGCGCCATCGAGATCCTCCGTGACGACTACGAATCGACGCTCGACGCGGTCGACGAAGCGCTGAGCGACCTCCGCAAATCGGAGGAGCTAGAGGACACCGGCGCGTGGGCCATCGCGGACCAGGACCACGTGTCGAACCGCATCGCGACGCTGGTCGAAGACGCGGAGTCCGAGATCTACGTGCTCGTCGCCGACGACCGGATGATCGACGGAAAACTCTGCGAGCTCCTCTCCGTCGCCGCCGACCACGACCTGACCGTCCTGGTGGAGGTTTCGTCGGAAGACGCGAGGGCGGCCATCGCGGACGAGGCCCCCGCGGCGACCGTGGCGGTGACGGACCTGGCGAAGGACCCCGCGAAGACGGAGGAGAAGTGGTTGGGGCGGATGCTGATGGTCGACCGGCGGTCAGTGTTACTGAGCGCCGTCACCGAAAGCGCGCTCCCCGGCCAACTGGAGGAGACCGCGATCTGGGCGAGCGGCCACGACCACGGGCTGGTCGTCGGGATCAACCACCTCCTGGGCGCGCGCATCGACGACCCGGACGTCTTCGATAGCGGGCAGTAA
- a CDS encoding sodium:calcium antiporter, whose amino-acid sequence MNGLLVALGLAVVATGVIWKGSEFLERSAERLSKHYGLPVAVHGAIVVAVGSSFPELSSVVISTLVHGEFSLGVGAIVGSAIFNLLVIPAASALASEQLETTRDVVLKDAQFYVISVLVLFIMFALGATYVPGGTNRAAILTPTLAFIPLATYGVYVFLHQQDASEHVAEDVDVNLLREWGTLAGALVLIAVGVEGIVRAALTFGEAFGTPSFLWGLTVIAAATSLPDAFVSVRAAKTGESVTSLTNVLGSNTFNLLVAIPIGVLLSGTATINFLAAIPTMGFLAFATLVFIVFTRTSLELTDPEAYGFLGLYGVFLVWMTLESVGIIETVQGI is encoded by the coding sequence ATGAACGGTCTCCTCGTCGCGCTCGGACTGGCGGTCGTCGCGACCGGCGTCATCTGGAAGGGCAGCGAGTTCCTCGAACGGTCCGCCGAACGGCTCAGCAAGCACTACGGGCTCCCCGTCGCCGTCCACGGCGCCATCGTGGTCGCGGTCGGGTCGAGCTTCCCCGAACTCAGCTCCGTCGTCATCAGTACGCTCGTCCACGGCGAGTTCTCCCTCGGCGTCGGGGCCATCGTCGGGAGCGCCATCTTCAACCTCCTCGTCATCCCGGCGGCGTCCGCGCTCGCCAGCGAACAGCTGGAGACGACCCGCGACGTCGTCCTCAAGGACGCGCAGTTCTACGTCATCAGCGTCCTCGTCCTGTTCATCATGTTCGCGCTCGGCGCGACGTACGTCCCCGGCGGGACGAACCGGGCCGCGATCCTGACGCCGACGCTCGCGTTCATTCCCCTCGCCACGTACGGCGTCTACGTCTTCCTCCACCAGCAGGACGCCAGCGAGCACGTCGCCGAGGACGTGGACGTGAACCTCCTTCGGGAGTGGGGGACGCTCGCGGGGGCGCTCGTCCTCATCGCCGTCGGCGTCGAGGGCATCGTCCGCGCCGCCCTGACGTTCGGCGAGGCGTTCGGCACGCCGAGTTTCCTCTGGGGACTGACCGTCATCGCCGCCGCGACGAGCCTGCCAGACGCGTTCGTCAGCGTCCGCGCCGCCAAAACCGGCGAGAGCGTTACCAGCCTCACGAACGTCCTCGGGAGCAACACGTTCAACCTCCTCGTCGCCATTCCCATCGGCGTCCTCCTCTCGGGGACGGCGACGATCAACTTCCTCGCCGCCATCCCGACGATGGGCTTTCTCGCGTTCGCGACGCTCGTGTTCATCGTCTTCACCCGCACGAGCCTCGAACTCACCGACCCGGAAGCCTACGGCTTCCTCGGGCTGTACGGCGTCTTCCTGGTCTGGATGACGCTCGAATCGGTGGGCATCATCGAGACGGTACAGGGGATCTAA
- a CDS encoding NADP-dependent malic enzyme, which produces MGLDEDSLEYHREEPPGKIEISTTKPTNTQRDLSLAYSPGVAAPCRAIRDDPTEAYSYTAKGNLVGVISNGSAVLGLGDIGAQASKPVMEGKGVLFKRFADIDVFDIELDEDDPEAIIESVNAMEPTFGGINLEDIKAPECFTIEERLREVLDIPVFHDDQHGTAIISGAALLNAAEIAGKDVSDLDIVFSGAGASAIATARFYVSLGARKENITMCDSSGIITEDRARHGDVNEYKQQFARDVPEGDLADAMEGADVFVGLSIGDIVSQEMVQSMADDPIIFAMANPDPEIGYVEAKDARDDTVIMATGRSDYPNQVNNVLGFPFIFRGALDVRATEINEDMKVAAAEALADLAKQDVPDAVVKAYGDQPLQFGPDYIIPKPLDPRVLFEVAPAVAQAAMDSGAARAELDTEEYVETLEARLGKSREMMRVVLNKARADPKRVALAEGDDEKMIRAAYQIEEQGIAQPILIGNEDSIRTTTRRLGLDFDPTVADPREGDYGHYSDRLYEIRQRKGITENEARELIRGDTNYFGSVMVEQGDADALLTGLTHHYPSALRPPLQVIGTAEDADYAAGVYMLTFKNRVVFCADATVNQNPDEDVLEEVTRHTAELARRFNVEPRAAMLSYSNFGSVDNEGTRKPREAARRLRENPAVDFPVDGEMQADTAVVEDILQGTYEFSDLDDPANVLVFPNLEAGNIGYKLLQRLGGAEAIGPMLVGMDEPVHVLQRGDEVKDIVNLAGVAVVDAQQEE; this is translated from the coding sequence ATGGGACTGGATGAGGACTCACTGGAGTACCATCGAGAGGAGCCGCCGGGGAAGATAGAGATATCGACGACGAAGCCGACGAACACGCAGCGGGACCTGAGTCTCGCGTACTCGCCGGGAGTGGCCGCCCCCTGCCGTGCGATCCGCGACGACCCGACCGAGGCGTACTCCTACACCGCGAAGGGGAACCTCGTCGGCGTCATCTCGAACGGGTCCGCGGTGCTGGGACTGGGCGACATCGGCGCGCAGGCGTCGAAACCCGTCATGGAGGGGAAGGGCGTGCTGTTCAAGCGCTTCGCCGACATCGACGTCTTCGACATCGAACTCGACGAGGACGACCCGGAGGCCATCATCGAGTCCGTGAACGCGATGGAGCCGACGTTCGGGGGGATCAACCTCGAGGACATCAAGGCGCCGGAGTGTTTCACCATCGAGGAGCGCCTCCGCGAGGTGCTCGACATCCCGGTGTTCCACGACGACCAGCACGGCACCGCGATCATCAGCGGGGCCGCCCTCCTGAACGCCGCCGAGATCGCCGGTAAGGACGTCTCTGATCTCGATATCGTCTTCTCCGGCGCCGGCGCGAGCGCCATCGCCACCGCCCGCTTCTACGTCTCGCTGGGCGCTCGGAAGGAGAACATCACCATGTGCGACTCCTCGGGGATCATCACCGAGGACCGCGCGCGTCACGGCGACGTCAACGAGTACAAGCAGCAGTTCGCCCGCGACGTGCCGGAGGGGGATCTGGCGGACGCGATGGAGGGCGCGGACGTGTTCGTCGGGCTCTCGATCGGCGACATCGTCTCTCAGGAGATGGTGCAGTCGATGGCCGACGACCCGATCATCTTCGCGATGGCGAATCCCGACCCCGAGATCGGCTACGTGGAGGCCAAGGACGCCCGCGACGACACGGTGATCATGGCGACCGGCCGCTCGGACTACCCGAACCAGGTCAACAACGTCCTCGGGTTCCCCTTCATCTTCCGCGGCGCGCTCGACGTGCGCGCCACCGAGATCAACGAGGACATGAAGGTCGCCGCCGCCGAGGCCCTCGCCGACCTCGCCAAGCAAGACGTCCCCGACGCCGTCGTGAAGGCCTACGGCGACCAGCCGCTGCAGTTCGGCCCCGACTACATCATCCCCAAGCCGCTCGACCCCCGCGTCCTCTTCGAGGTCGCGCCGGCCGTCGCGCAGGCCGCGATGGACTCCGGCGCGGCCCGCGCCGAGCTCGACACCGAGGAGTACGTCGAGACGCTGGAGGCCCGCCTCGGGAAGTCCCGCGAGATGATGCGCGTCGTCCTGAACAAGGCCCGGGCGGACCCCAAGCGCGTCGCGCTCGCCGAGGGTGACGACGAGAAGATGATCCGCGCCGCCTACCAGATCGAGGAGCAGGGGATCGCCCAGCCGATCCTCATCGGCAACGAGGACAGCATCCGGACCACTACCCGCCGCCTCGGACTGGACTTCGACCCGACCGTCGCCGACCCGCGCGAGGGCGACTACGGGCACTACTCCGACCGGCTCTACGAGATCCGCCAGCGCAAGGGCATCACCGAGAACGAGGCCCGCGAGCTCATCCGCGGCGACACCAACTACTTCGGGAGCGTGATGGTCGAGCAGGGCGACGCGGACGCCCTCCTGACCGGCCTCACCCACCACTATCCCTCGGCGCTCCGCCCGCCACTGCAGGTCATCGGCACCGCAGAGGACGCCGACTACGCGGCCGGCGTCTACATGCTCACGTTCAAGAACCGCGTCGTCTTCTGCGCGGACGCCACCGTCAACCAGAACCCCGACGAGGACGTGCTGGAGGAGGTGACCCGCCACACGGCGGAGCTCGCCCGTCGGTTCAACGTCGAACCGCGCGCGGCCATGCTGTCGTACTCCAACTTCGGGAGCGTCGACAACGAGGGCACGCGCAAACCCCGCGAGGCCGCCCGCCGGCTCCGCGAGAACCCCGCGGTCGACTTCCCCGTCGACGGCGAGATGCAGGCCGACACCGCCGTCGTCGAGGACATCCTCCAGGGGACCTACGAGTTCTCCGACCTCGACGACCCCGCGAACGTCCTCGTCTTCCCGAACCTCGAAGCGGGCAACATCGGCTACAAGCTCCTCCAGCGCCTCGGCGGCGCGGAGGCCATCGGCCCGATGCTGGTCGGCATGGACGAACCGGTCCACGTCCTCCAGCGCGGCGACGAGGTGAAAGACATCGTCAACCTCGCGGGCGTGGCGGTCGTGGACGCGCAGCAGGAGGAGTAA
- a CDS encoding lamin tail domain-containing protein: protein MNRRAFAGALATGLTAGCLDRRDPSSGGDAPDDATTATSGDLWIRGVYPREVERTFFDYEYVELENAGDEPLDVSGYVVEYDDRRTYAVDDLTLEPGALLVVSSRSGDGTVLEQSPPVYHRFAGFGSGAETSALGERGTLVVRNSLGEAAAERRYEDYGEDDPPDGDAA, encoded by the coding sequence GTGAACCGACGCGCGTTCGCCGGTGCGCTCGCGACGGGGCTGACCGCCGGCTGTCTCGATCGCCGTGACCCCTCGTCCGGGGGCGACGCTCCTGACGACGCGACCACCGCCACGTCCGGGGATCTGTGGATCCGCGGTGTCTACCCGCGGGAAGTCGAACGCACGTTCTTCGACTACGAGTACGTCGAACTCGAGAACGCCGGTGACGAACCCCTCGACGTTTCGGGATACGTCGTGGAGTACGACGATCGCCGCACGTACGCCGTCGACGACCTCACGCTCGAACCGGGCGCGCTGTTGGTGGTGTCCAGTCGGAGCGGCGACGGAACGGTGCTGGAACAGTCGCCGCCCGTCTACCACCGCTTCGCGGGGTTCGGGTCCGGCGCCGAGACGTCCGCGCTCGGCGAGCGCGGGACCCTCGTCGTCAGGAACTCGCTGGGCGAGGCCGCCGCCGAGCGGCGGTACGAGGACTACGGGGAGGACGACCCGCCCGACGGGGACGCCGCGTGA
- a CDS encoding M24 family metallopeptidase, producing MREDRLDAYLAENDLESVWFARPNSFAWLTGGDNVVDRSGDVGVAAAGYDGDGVTVVTNNIEGQRLADEELDGSVDVVETDWYADSLADGVKAHAPEPAAADFDVPGFETVDASPLRHPLTDEDVKNYRRLGQKAAAAVEAVCKEIEPGDTEHEVASALRVALSARDIEAPVILVGGAERAQRYRHYTPKKEELGDYALVSVTAESGGLYASLTRTVAFDPPEWLADRHEAAMRVEATALAATREAAANGDDAGTVFEAVQDAYAAVGHEGEWEHHHQGGAAGFAGREWIATPDHDGTVSTPMGYAWNPTVQGAKSEDTVLVTDDGFEVLTRSGRWPTETVDAVDHDAEIDRHLFLDRSSADD from the coding sequence ATGCGAGAGGACCGACTCGACGCCTATCTGGCGGAGAACGACCTCGAATCCGTCTGGTTCGCCCGGCCGAACAGCTTCGCGTGGCTCACCGGGGGCGACAACGTCGTCGACCGGTCGGGCGACGTCGGCGTCGCCGCGGCGGGGTACGACGGCGACGGCGTCACGGTCGTCACGAACAACATCGAGGGACAGCGCCTCGCCGACGAGGAACTCGACGGCAGCGTTGACGTCGTCGAGACGGACTGGTACGCCGACTCGCTCGCGGACGGCGTGAAGGCGCACGCGCCGGAACCGGCCGCCGCGGACTTCGACGTGCCCGGTTTCGAGACGGTCGACGCCTCGCCGCTCCGTCACCCGCTCACCGACGAGGACGTGAAGAACTACCGCAGACTCGGCCAGAAGGCGGCCGCCGCAGTAGAGGCGGTGTGCAAGGAGATCGAACCGGGCGACACCGAGCACGAGGTCGCCTCGGCCCTTCGGGTCGCGCTGTCGGCGCGCGACATCGAAGCGCCGGTGATCCTCGTCGGCGGCGCGGAGCGCGCCCAGCGGTACCGCCACTACACGCCGAAGAAGGAGGAACTGGGCGACTACGCGCTGGTGTCGGTCACCGCGGAGAGCGGCGGCTTGTACGCCAGCCTCACCCGGACGGTCGCCTTCGACCCGCCGGAGTGGCTGGCGGATCGCCACGAGGCGGCGATGCGGGTCGAGGCGACGGCGCTGGCCGCGACGCGGGAGGCGGCCGCGAACGGCGACGACGCCGGGACGGTGTTCGAGGCGGTCCAGGACGCCTACGCCGCGGTCGGCCACGAGGGCGAGTGGGAGCACCACCACCAGGGCGGCGCCGCGGGGTTCGCCGGACGCGAGTGGATCGCGACGCCGGACCACGACGGGACGGTCTCGACGCCGATGGGCTACGCCTGGAACCCGACCGTGCAGGGCGCGAAGAGCGAGGACACGGTGCTCGTCACGGACGACGGGTTCGAGGTGCTCACTCGGTCCGGGCGGTGGCCCACCGAGACGGTCGACGCCGTCGACCACGACGCCGAGATCGATCGCCACCTGTTCCTCGACCGGTCGAGCGCGGACGACTGA
- a CDS encoding COX15/CtaA family protein: MPSALPDGEKRFRWLAVTTAVLTYLLILIGIYTATAGFGLTCEARWPVCDGAVFGLFPANWGSFVEWFHRLVAMISGFAILGLAVSAWRGGRSRRVRYATAAATLILPSQIVLGALTVTRYELLILAAHFTTALLIFLPVTAVAVWSLDGSDAADAGRLAVVAAVPPVALALVVAAAAGALDGESVARTAVPLAAFALATGLAVHALADGSNRSRARTALGGAIPLLLLAGVLTPGVVVASLPATIAYYAASLAALAALVAAALWFTESDIAGPLRRVRAVVAGAALALAVQLLLSRVWPIPDTDAVVLVLDLFVLGAAAVAFRLNSRLDRADPPGGRAAGGD; this comes from the coding sequence ATGCCTTCCGCACTCCCCGACGGCGAGAAGCGGTTCCGGTGGCTCGCCGTCACCACGGCCGTCCTGACGTACCTGCTGATCCTGATCGGGATCTACACGGCGACCGCCGGGTTCGGCCTCACCTGCGAGGCACGGTGGCCGGTCTGTGACGGCGCCGTGTTCGGCCTGTTCCCCGCGAACTGGGGCAGCTTCGTCGAGTGGTTCCACCGCCTCGTGGCGATGATCTCCGGATTCGCCATCCTCGGCCTGGCGGTCTCGGCCTGGCGCGGCGGCCGGTCGCGGCGGGTGCGCTATGCGACGGCGGCGGCGACGCTCATCCTCCCCAGCCAGATCGTCCTCGGCGCGCTCACCGTCACGCGGTACGAACTGCTGATCCTCGCGGCGCATTTCACCACCGCCTTGCTGATCTTCCTGCCGGTGACGGCGGTCGCGGTCTGGTCGCTCGACGGGAGCGACGCCGCGGACGCCGGTCGGTTGGCGGTCGTCGCCGCCGTCCCGCCGGTCGCCCTCGCGCTCGTCGTCGCCGCCGCGGCGGGGGCGCTCGACGGCGAGTCGGTCGCCCGCACTGCCGTCCCCCTCGCCGCGTTTGCGCTGGCGACCGGGCTCGCAGTCCACGCTCTCGCCGACGGGTCGAACCGCTCCCGCGCCCGAACCGCGCTCGGCGGGGCAATCCCCCTGCTCCTGCTCGCCGGCGTCCTCACTCCCGGCGTCGTCGTCGCCTCTCTCCCGGCGACGATCGCATACTACGCGGCGAGTCTCGCCGCACTGGCCGCGCTGGTCGCCGCGGCGCTCTGGTTCACCGAGAGCGACATCGCGGGACCGCTCCGTCGCGTCCGCGCCGTCGTCGCCGGCGCCGCCCTCGCGCTCGCCGTCCAGTTGCTGCTCAGTCGCGTCTGGCCGATCCCCGATACGGACGCGGTCGTGCTGGTGCTCGATCTGTTCGTCCTCGGCGCGGCCGCAGTCGCGTTCCGGTTGAACTCGCGGCTCGACCGCGCGGACCCGCCGGGCGGCCGCGCCGCAGGCGGCGACTGA
- a CDS encoding transporter substrate-binding domain-containing protein, giving the protein MDRRTYLKTSAGTVAGLSLAGCLDSITGGGGDEEGDDNTITPATAPGFAPFEMKEDGELVGFDVDLLEAVVAETDYELGEWEEFEFDSLIPALVNDRVDVVAAAMTITEDRDENIDFSDPYYSANQAVLVQAGSDFQPSSLEDLAGRPIGAQKGTTGEGVVQSRIEDGTYEESDYNAYDNYVFAVEDLENGNIDAVVLDDPVANTFASNRDVEVSFVHETDEEYGFGVQDGASDVQSALNEGLQTVRDDGTYEELTNKWFASE; this is encoded by the coding sequence ATGGACCGTCGCACGTATCTCAAGACGTCCGCAGGGACCGTTGCAGGACTGAGCCTCGCCGGCTGCCTCGACTCGATCACCGGCGGTGGCGGCGACGAGGAGGGCGACGACAACACGATCACCCCCGCGACCGCGCCCGGGTTCGCGCCGTTCGAGATGAAGGAGGACGGCGAACTCGTCGGCTTCGACGTCGACCTGCTCGAGGCCGTCGTCGCGGAGACCGACTACGAGCTGGGCGAGTGGGAGGAGTTCGAGTTCGACTCGCTGATCCCCGCGCTCGTCAACGACCGCGTCGACGTCGTCGCCGCCGCGATGACGATCACCGAGGACCGCGACGAGAACATCGACTTCAGCGACCCCTACTACAGCGCGAACCAGGCCGTCCTCGTCCAGGCCGGCAGCGACTTCCAGCCGTCGTCGCTGGAGGACCTCGCGGGCCGCCCGATCGGCGCGCAGAAGGGGACGACCGGCGAGGGCGTCGTGCAGAGCCGCATCGAGGACGGCACCTACGAGGAGTCGGACTACAACGCCTACGACAACTACGTCTTCGCCGTCGAGGACCTGGAGAACGGCAACATCGACGCCGTCGTCCTCGACGACCCCGTGGCCAACACGTTCGCCTCGAACCGCGACGTGGAGGTCTCGTTCGTCCACGAGACGGACGAGGAGTACGGCTTCGGCGTGCAGGACGGCGCGAGCGACGTGCAGAGCGCCCTCAACGAGGGACTGCAGACCGTTCGCGACGACGGCACCTACGAGGAACTGACGAACAAGTGGTTCGCCTCCGAGTAA
- a CDS encoding amino acid ABC transporter permease, giving the protein MIPASADPSAGLAVLQSGDWGYVLENADYLLEGTVTTIFLTVASVLLGFLVGFPAGAIEAYGGRVSRTVVEKVGVVLRGTPILVIFFFGFFVFRFGGAFETAVVGLGLRSAAYQSQIFRGAIQSVSEGQMEAARSIGMSKVEAIRSVIVPQALRRSIPGFQNEMTIVLKDTSIAYAIGVAELLTLSRELFIQETTAVMEVFLFASAIYFALTFATNRGLDYLGTYYGIPTEEST; this is encoded by the coding sequence ATGATCCCGGCTTCCGCCGACCCGTCGGCCGGGCTCGCGGTGCTCCAGAGCGGCGACTGGGGGTACGTCCTCGAGAACGCCGACTACCTGCTGGAAGGGACCGTCACGACGATCTTTCTGACGGTCGCGAGCGTCCTGCTCGGCTTCCTCGTCGGGTTCCCGGCCGGCGCCATCGAGGCGTACGGCGGGCGGGTTTCGCGCACGGTCGTCGAGAAAGTCGGCGTCGTGCTCCGCGGGACGCCGATCCTGGTCATCTTCTTCTTCGGCTTCTTCGTGTTCCGCTTCGGCGGGGCCTTCGAGACGGCCGTCGTCGGCCTCGGCCTCCGCAGCGCGGCGTACCAGTCACAGATCTTCCGCGGCGCGATCCAGAGCGTGAGCGAGGGCCAGATGGAGGCGGCCCGCTCGATCGGCATGTCCAAGGTCGAGGCCATCCGGTCGGTCATCGTCCCGCAGGCGCTGCGCCGTTCGATCCCCGGCTTCCAGAACGAGATGACGATCGTCCTCAAGGACACCTCCATCGCCTACGCCATCGGCGTCGCGGAGCTGCTGACGCTGAGTCGCGAGCTGTTCATCCAGGAGACGACCGCCGTGATGGAGGTGTTCCTGTTCGCCAGCGCTATCTACTTCGCGCTGACGTTCGCGACGAATCGCGGGCTCGACTACCTCGGGACGTACTACGGCATCCCCACGGAGGAATCAACATGA
- a CDS encoding amino acid ABC transporter ATP-binding protein: MTQPLLRFDSVYKSYGHEEVLKGVSFEMDAGDVEVIVGPSGSGKSTLLRCVNRLTEIDDGAIYLDGDRITDADTDVDALRREVGMVFQDFNLFAHKTALGNVTLGLRRVRGMGKEEAREKAMGHLDQVGLADQADSYPAELSGGQKQRVGIARALAMDPKLMLFDEPTSALDPELIGEVTEVMRDLAEGGMTMLVVTHEMGFAREAATTMTFLDDGTIAERGPPEQLFDRPEQARTKEFLRRIRGGPHQ, translated from the coding sequence ATGACGCAACCACTGCTTCGCTTCGATTCGGTGTACAAGAGCTACGGTCACGAGGAGGTGCTGAAGGGTGTCTCCTTCGAGATGGACGCCGGCGACGTCGAGGTGATCGTCGGCCCGAGCGGGAGCGGGAAGTCGACGCTGCTGCGCTGCGTGAACCGCCTCACCGAGATCGACGACGGCGCGATCTACCTCGACGGCGACCGGATCACCGACGCCGACACCGACGTCGACGCGCTCCGGCGCGAGGTCGGGATGGTGTTCCAGGACTTCAACCTCTTCGCGCACAAGACGGCGCTCGGCAACGTCACGCTCGGCCTCCGCCGCGTCCGCGGCATGGGCAAGGAGGAGGCCCGCGAGAAGGCGATGGGCCACCTCGACCAGGTCGGCCTCGCGGACCAGGCCGACTCCTACCCCGCCGAACTGTCGGGCGGCCAGAAACAGCGCGTCGGCATCGCCCGCGCGCTCGCCATGGACCCCAAGCTGATGCTGTTCGACGAGCCGACGAGCGCGCTCGACCCGGAGCTCATCGGCGAGGTGACCGAGGTGATGCGCGACCTGGCCGAGGGCGGCATGACGATGCTCGTCGTCACCCACGAGATGGGCTTCGCCCGCGAGGCGGCGACGACGATGACGTTCCTCGACGACGGGACCATCGCTGAGCGCGGGCCGCCCGAACAGCTGTTCGACCGGCCGGAGCAGGCGCGGACGAAGGAGTTCCTCCGCCGCATCCGCGGCGGTCCCCACCAATGA